From a region of the Euwallacea similis isolate ESF13 chromosome 3, ESF131.1, whole genome shotgun sequence genome:
- the Neurochondrin gene encoding neurochondrin homolog: MAGEVSEAVQKCCNLLKNAPSDNEKFAALFMVTKICKGKHATPAAKVAIFEAIGFDFLRRLLTTDNVPVDCPPSIYRSLALNILTVFCSEEQLAVKKEMLDLIPVFLNIVKSADSENDDNLMSIGEAYNCLKGIALYGPGQKALTDAGAIDILSQIYSSASFQSDEALNIMGLLVAKKGAHSWDPKDPKAFHALVNKIALDFETDQDKRKFELAESLNAIIFNCPRKIVAESAASETWPQSIYKGLTDILQSKVGPAQRNPALILTSSMLDLLGVEWIFNDEVKSKQIFLLLIQLAAIEVRMQLDGKSLKGTQANQQLIIACYVILELSLNFIAQDTVDIDQKERQTMYSALKGAFTAVINLLLGITQNKAKPTGEDKLFVCATVRVLAAWLAQETTAMRDQVYKLLPFMLEMAFDSFHTFKARRIAEKAGQSVENEPLGQVDLLRILLPALCHLAVEDESRAIILKTGGDAILVEALEFYWTIVNYKRPPVPRAERLKALSQPKPELTPEILEDMKDARLAMVSICNVLMNLTVLEAKYVESSPLFNNLLKFTFENLPELKDIPENLVLHGNLSVLGLLLLKQLSNKVKKNDFSICRFVQATIRFLWDAYIIDESNDPNELVVAMSYKEHWLEIMELWFLGMQTLAGIISQIPWISDFIIESGWAEGIIQLLKKVKIGTLPANVKSAFEDFLCHLVDANESVVEVLKKAEALRVCRNHRLMELGKKLFGD; the protein is encoded by the coding sequence ATGGCAGGGGAGGTATCTGAAGCTGTGCAAAAGTGCTGTAATCTGTTGAAGAATGCTCCCAGTGACAATGAAAAGTTTGCTGCACTGTTTATGGTAACCAAAATATGCAAGGGAAAACACGCCACGCCTGCTGCTAAAGTTGCTATCTTTGAGGCCATTGGGTTTGATTTCCTGCGCCGATTGCTGACCACTGATAATGTTCCTGTTGATTGCCCACCTTCAATCTACAGGTCACTTGCCCTGAATATTCTCACAGTATTTTGTTCAGAAGAGCAGTTAGcagttaaaaaagaaatgcTGGACCTGATTCCTGTGTTCCTTAACATAGTGAAGTCTGCTGACAGTGAGAATGACGACAACCTGATGTCCATTGGAGAAGCCTACAATTGTCTCAAGGGCATTGCTCTGTATGGCCCTGGTCAGAAAGCCCTTACAGATGCTGGAGCTATTGATATCCTTAGCCAAATTTACTCGAGTGCAAGTTTCCAATCAGACGAGGCCTTGAACATCATGGGACTTCTTGTTGCCAAGAAAGGAGCACACTCTTGGGATCCAAAAGACCCCAAAGCATTCCATGCCTTAGTTAACAAAATAGCTCTAGATTTTGAAACTGACCAAGATAAAAGAAAGTTTGAATTAGCAGAGAGCCTTAATGCAATTATTTTCAACTgtccaagaaaaattgttgctGAAAGTGCTGCAAGTGAAACTTGGCCTCAGAGTATTTACAAAGGATTAACAGACATCTTGCAGAGCAAAGTAGGTCCTGCCCAAAGAAATCCAGCTCTCATTTTAACTTCCAGCATGCTAGATTTGCTTGGAGTTGAGTGGATTTTTAATGATGAAGTCaaaagtaaacaaatatttcttttgttgATTCAATTAGCAGCTATTGAAGTTAGGATGCAGCTTGATGGGAAGTCCCTTAAAGGCACTCAAGCAAATCAACAATTAATAATTGCTTGTTATGTTATATTGGAATTGTCTTTGAATTTTATCGCTCAAGATACTGTGGATATTGATCAGAAAGAGCGACAAACCATGTATTCTGCTCTAAAAGGAGCTTTTACAGCTGTGATAAATCTTCTGCTAGGCATAACTCAGAACAAAGCCAAACCGACTGGCGAAGATAAACTCTTTGTTTGTGCCACTGTAAGAGTTTTAGCTGCTTGGCTGGCACAAGAGACTACTGCAATGCGCGATCAAGTCTACAAACTGCTGCCATTTATGTTGGAGATGGCATTTGACAGTTTCCATACCTTCAAAGCACGTAGAATTGCAGAGAAGGCAGGTCAATCAGTAGAAAATGAACCATTAGGACAAGTAGATCTATTAAGGATCCTCTTGCCTGCTCTTTGTCATTTGGCAGTAGAAGATGAATCCAGAGCAATAATACTGAAAACAGGAGGTGATGCTATTCTGGTAGAGGCCTTAGAGTTTTATTGGACCATTGTAAATTACAAAAGGCCACCAGTACCAAGGGCAGAAAGATTGAAAGCCCTAAGTCAGCCAAAGCCAGAACTAACACCTGAAATTCTTGAGGATATGAAAGATGCTCGTTTAGCCATGGTGAGCATATGTAATGTTTTGATGAACTTGACCGTCCTTGAAGCAAAATATGTAGAGAGCAGTCCTCTTTTTAACAACTTACTGAAGTTtacctttgaaaatttgccaGAGCTGAAAGACATCCCTGAAAATCTGGTGTTGCATGGCAATCTCTCAGTCTTAGGTCTTCTTCTACTGAAACAACTTTCCAacaaagtaaagaaaaacgaTTTCTCAATTTGTCGTTTTGTTCAAGCCACAATTCGATTTCTCTGGGATGCCTACATCATTGATGAATCTAATGATCCAAATGAATTAGTGGTGGCAATGTCATATAAGGAACATTGGCTGGAAATTATGGAATTGTGGTTCCTGGGTATGCAAACTTTGGCAGGAATAATCTCCCAAATTCCCTGGATCAGCGATTTTATCATAGAATCTGGATGGGCAGAAGGGATTATTCAATTGTTGAAGAAAGTCAAAATCGGGACTTTGCCGGCCAATGTAAAATCAGCCTTTGAAGACTTCCTTTGTCACTTGGTGGATGCCAATGAGAGTGTTGTAGAAGTGCTCAAGAAGGCTGAAGCCTTGAGGGTGTGTCGTAACCACAGACTTATGGAATTAGGCAAAAAGCTATTTggtgattaa
- the LOC136419655 gene encoding patj homolog translates to MVLSTEWSQVEVIDLVNDGSGLGFGIVGGRSTGVVIKSILPGGIADKDSRLQSGDHILQIGEVNLRGFSAEQVASVLRQAGPQVRMVVARPVEPTTVDFETYRYNAPIVPTRILTDPEELDRQLLQNSYSALLNIKKESTPTEDKSKISICTKSDIISETLENNLGVIENGFNDNEEIEILRKVKSVDICEIVKYNNNNNNYNSNISTPKRDSSVESESPVSTSHIIVTPVDLEYEIPETERYSVILTKNDTGLGITVAGYVCEREDLNGIFIKKLTEGSEAFKCELIDVNDRIIEVDGISLVDLTNHEAVKVLKETGNVVQLTFERYLRGPKFEQLQEALASHERRERSPPSPSVKTLTWIPVDNTEEISAIEPECDSVDSVYSEVLYEQTTEAREIFIEENFEANLEDDLVTSIKLKWEGLLGKDANIVVANLTKLKGLGISLEGTVDVECGVELRPRHYIRSILPEGPVGQNGKLSPGDEILEVNGQKLVGIPHVDVVKILRELPSTVRLVCSRKQFENRVINTSQDREAFEQRNILGGSLKNLLPQPDQRLVKALSDTSLHTSSTVTVTDESNNLKKEKSRSLEMTNVAMWSQDVEYVELLKGDKGLGFSILDYQDPVDPKSTVIVVRSLVPNGPAEVNGRITPGDRLISVNDQLIKNFTLDQAVQALKGTVSGIVKLGISKPLPCSRQSASVSNT, encoded by the exons ATGGTTTTGAGTACAGAGTGGTCTCAAGTGGAAGTTATAGATCTCGTTAATGATGGTTCTGGACTAG GATTTGGAATTGTTGGAGGAAGAAGCACAGGTGTTGTGATTAAGTCCATTCTCCCTGGTGGTATTGCTGATAAAGATAGCCGCCTGCAAAGTGGAGATCACATTTTGCAAATTGGTGAAGTTAATCTTAGGGGTTTCTCAGCAGAGCAAGTTGCTTCAGTTTTACGCCAAGCTGGACCTCAA gttAGAATGGTGGTGGCCAGACCAGTCGAACCAACAACAGTAGACTTTGAAACATATCGCTATAACGCACCAATTGTCCCAACAAGGATTTTGACAGATCCTGAGGAACTTGACAGACAGTTGCTTCAGAACAGTTATTCAGCTCTgcttaacattaaaaaagagTCAACGCCAACAGAGGATAAGAGCAAAATCAGCATCTGCACAAAGTCGGACATTATTTCCGAGACCCTCGAGAATAACTTGGGGGTTATAGAAAACGGCTTTAATGATAACGAGGAAATAGAGATTTTGAGGAAAGTTAAAAGTGTAGATATATGCGAGATTGTTAAatacaataacaataataataactataaTAG TAACATAAGTACCCCAAAACGTGATTCTTCAGTTGAAAGTGAGAGTCCTGTTAGTACTAGTCATATAATTGTTACCCCAGTTGATTTGGAGTATGAGATTCCTGAAACAGAACGATATTCTGTCATTCTTACCAAAAATGACACTGGATTAGGAATTACTGTTGCGG GTTACGTTTGTGAACGGGAGGATCTGAATggcattttcataaaaaaacttactgAAGGTTCAGAGGCTTTTAAATGCGAATTAATTGATGTAAACGATAGAATAATTGAGGTCGATGGCATATCACTGGTGGATTTAACCAATCATGAGGCCGTGAAGGTACTAAAGGAGACAGGGAATGTGGTTCAATTAACTTTTGAAAG atatttaaggGGACCAAAATTCGAGCAGTTGCAAGAAGCATTAGCCAGTCACGAGAGAAGGGAAAGGAGCCCTCCATCACCCTCTGTGAAAACGCTTACTTGGATTCCTGTTGACAATACTGAG gAAATCTCCGCTATAGAACCTGAATGTGACTCAGTGGATTCTGTTTACAGTGAAGTGCTTTATGAGCAAACAACTGAAGCAAGGGAGATCttcattgaagaaaattttgaagctaACCTTGAGGATGATCTGGTtacttcaataaaattaaaatgggaGGGACTTTTAGGAAAAGATGCTAATATTGTGGTGgcaaatttgacaaagttgAAAG GTTTAGGCATTAGTTTAGAAGGTACCGTTGACGTGGAATGTGGTGTGGAGTTACGACCAAGACACTACATTAG ATCGATTCTCCCTGAAGGCCCAGTAGGCCAAAATGGCAAACTAAGTCCAGGTGATGAAATCCTCGAGGTCAATGGTCAAAAATTAGTGGGCATTCCTCATGTTGATGTCGTTAAAATACTTAGAGAACTTCCGAGTACTGTAAGACTTGTTTGTTCAAGAaagcaatttgaaaatag ggtaaTAAATACATCGCAAGACCGGGAAGCGTTTGAACAAAGAAACATATTGGGTggtagtttaaaaaatttactccCGCAACCGGATCAACGTTTAGTTAAAGCGTTGAGTGATACGAGTTTGCACACTTCAAGCACAGTTACtg TTACCGACGAATCGAATAAtctgaaaaaagaaaagtctCGCTCACTAGAAATGACCAACGTTGCAATGTGGAGTCAAGACGTAGAGTATGTAGAATTGTTAAAAGGGGATAAAGGGCTTGGTTTCTCCATATTGGATTATCAGGATCCAGTAGATCCTAAGTCTACAGTTATAGTTGTCAGGAGTTTGGTGCCCAATGGACCAGCAGAAGTAAATGGGAGAATTACTCCTg gCGATCGGCTCATAAGCGTAAACGACcaactaattaaaaactttacccTGGACCAAGCAGTTCAGGCACTGAAAGGAACAGTGTCGGGGATTGTCAAACTTGGAATATCAAAGCCATTGCCTTGTTCAAGACAAAGCGCATCCGTGAGTAACACGTAG
- the LOC136419676 gene encoding uncharacterized protein isoform X1, whose product MTSISYFNLIIFLLSCVAIITVANPAIDKDMDDVKRIKYEEYIIEHEISATQARNVALCTDLNSINVPAGCQECTKEEKHYCTSSDLISDHCCCDRRYHAIYNNAIDPSPFGGNPLQSPYNTFLGLSNALGIRQPYSSAYTPFGNTFEGSSLGGSSFDGNSALKRRCPVCDSSVYGYCSEKLFHDSCCCHNPNNPYDKLPYQCQFADCSFLHANSCREHKLITACCCTNLYLYRK is encoded by the exons ATGACGTCAATTTCCTACTTCAACTTAATCATTTTCCTACTTTCCTGCGTTGCTATTATCACCGTGGCAAATCCTGCTATTGATAAAGACATGGATGATGTGAAGCGAATCAAGTATGAGGAATACATTATAGAACATGAAATATCAGCCACCCAAGCTCGGAACGTTGCTTTATGTACCGATTTAAATTCAA TTAACGTACCTGCAGGCTGTCAAGAATGTACCAAAGAAGAAAAGCATTACTGCACAAGCTCGGACCTCATCAGTGATCATTGTTGTTGTGATAGAAGGTACCATG cCATTTACAATAATGCCATTGATCCCTCGCCCTTCGGCGGTAACCCACTCCAGTCTCCTTATAATACCTTTTTGGGATTATCCAATGCCCTAGGAATACGCCAGCCTTATAGTTCAGCTTACACCCCATTCGGAAATACTTTTGAAGGCAGTTCATTAGGAGGTAGTTCATTTGATGGCAATAGCGCTCTGAAGAGACGATGTCCAGTCTGTGATTCCTCCGTTTACGGCTATTGCAGCGAGAAACTCTTTCACGATTCCTGCTGTTGTCATAATCCGAATAATCCGTACG ATAAACTTCCATACCAGTGCCAATTCGCCGACTGTAGTTTCTTGCACGCCAACAGTTGCAGGGAACATAAACTAATAACCGCGTGCTGTTGCACAAACTTATATCTATACCGAAAATAA
- the LOC136419676 gene encoding uncharacterized protein isoform X2, with product MATSSVRISHLLQSFKLKRADVQCIIVKIMAVNINYIYQYIVVVVCCYMAEATTIYNNAIDPSPFGGNPLQSPYNTFLGLSNALGIRQPYSSAYTPFGNTFEGSSLGGSSFDGNSALKRRCPVCDSSVYGYCSEKLFHDSCCCHNPNNPYDKLPYQCQFADCSFLHANSCREHKLITACCCTNLYLYRK from the exons ATGGCGACTTCTTCAGTTCGCATAAGCCATTTGTTACAAtctttcaaattgaaaagAGCTGATGTGCAGTGCattatagtaaaaattatggctgtaaatattaattacatttATCAATATATTGTTGTTGTGGTTTGTTGTTACATGGCTGAAGCTACTA cCATTTACAATAATGCCATTGATCCCTCGCCCTTCGGCGGTAACCCACTCCAGTCTCCTTATAATACCTTTTTGGGATTATCCAATGCCCTAGGAATACGCCAGCCTTATAGTTCAGCTTACACCCCATTCGGAAATACTTTTGAAGGCAGTTCATTAGGAGGTAGTTCATTTGATGGCAATAGCGCTCTGAAGAGACGATGTCCAGTCTGTGATTCCTCCGTTTACGGCTATTGCAGCGAGAAACTCTTTCACGATTCCTGCTGTTGTCATAATCCGAATAATCCGTACG ATAAACTTCCATACCAGTGCCAATTCGCCGACTGTAGTTTCTTGCACGCCAACAGTTGCAGGGAACATAAACTAATAACCGCGTGCTGTTGCACAAACTTATATCTATACCGAAAATAA
- the LOC136419786 gene encoding ribosomal RNA processing protein 36 homolog — translation MAHVTVNKEYFSEGEDSALEEEENEEMERKKIRENLSTLSFEELLKLKEKVGSKVYNATIYGTEQPKKSNIQLIVKRGNKNKPREISSKMRPKQISAILSKDTSSISKIKKNAPRDPRFDPSIGEFDKRKFKENYKFVTEMRQNEKTELQKEFSESSDPERRKTIKLLIQRLENQTREEEKTNKARQKEQLEKQEIRERIKRGEKPVYKKKSVKRIESLVEKYEELKKTNRLEKHIQKRAKKLKVKDRKVMGKIKQ, via the exons ATGGCTCATGTAACAGTAAATAAAGAATACTTTTCTGAGGGCGAGGACAGTGCTCTAGAAGAAgaggaaaatgaagaaatggaAAGG aaaaaaatccgtGAAAACCTTTCTACATTGAGTTTCGAGGAACtcttaaaattgaaggaaaaagTGGGTTCAAAAGTATACAATGCAACAATTTATGGAACTGAACAgccaaaaaaatctaacatCCAGCTCATTGTGAaaagaggaaataaaaataaacctagAGAAATTAGTTCAAAAATGAGACCTAAACAGATTAGTGCTATTTTATCAAAAG ATACTTCttcaatttcgaaaataaaaaagaatgcGCCCAGGGATCCCAGATTTGACCCTTCTATTGGGGAATTTGATAAAAGGAAGTTCAaagaaaactataaatttgtCACTGAAATGAGACAGAATGAGAAAACTGAATTGCAGaaagaattttctgaaagttCAGATcctgaaagaagaaaaacaataaaattgcttATTCAGAGACTT GAAAACCAGACACGGGAAGAAGAAAAAACCAATAAAGCCAGGCAGAAGGAGCAATTAGAAAAACAGGAAATTAGAGAGAGAATTAAACGAGGCGAGAAGCCCGTGTATAAGAAGAAAT CTGTTAAAAGAATAGAGAGTTTAGTGGAGAAATATGAAGAATTGAAGAAGACAAACAGGCTAGAGAAGCATATACAAAAGAGAGctaaaaagttaaaagtaaAAGATCGGAAAGTTATGgggaaaattaaacaataa
- the Sce gene encoding E3 ubiquitin-protein ligase RING1 produces MTTSEQIGLNKTWELSLYELHRTPQEVITDNTEIAVSPRSLHSELMCPICLDMLKKTMTTKECLHRFCSECIITALRSGNKECPTCRKKLVSKRSLRADPNFDLLISKIYPSRDEYEAHQEKVLAKLNKVHSREAFVQSINEGIKLQSQNRAPRGRKPNETVTSEQQGDNPTPPASENPTIPATNTSAVNLQTAAPSSPAPSGRSTPCDPPSPVSSSVSSIKRRPKSAMTSERSEESDSTAQTEQTDTDGEGPSEPHTLNEIELVFKPHPTEMSGDNPLVKALKENSIRYIKTTANATVDHLHKYLAMRLTLDLDSQLSASHSLLNFCIYISPSTGQYVQLNGNQTLGQVNDKYWKENKPLEMYYSWKKT; encoded by the coding sequence atgacgACATCAGAACAAATTGGTTTAAACAAAACATGGGAATTATCACTGTACGAACTGCACAGAACCCCTCAGGAAGTAATCACCGACAATACCGAAATCGCAGTGTCTCCTCGAAGTCTTCACAGCGAATTAATGTGTCCAATTTGTCTGGATATGCTAAAGAAAACGATGACAACAAAAGAATGCCTTCACAGGTTTTGCTCAGAATGCATAATAACAGCACTACGTTCAGGAAACAAGGAATGCCCTACTTGCCGGAAGAAGCTAGTTTCGAAAAGGTCTTTACGTGCCGATCCCAATTTTGATCTactcatttcaaaaatatacccAAGCCGAGATGAATATGAGGCTCACCAAGAAAAAGTGCTGGCAAAACTAAATAAAGTTCATTCCCGAGAAGCATTTGTGCAGTCTATTAATGAAGGTATTAAATTACAATCGCAAAACAGGGCTCCACGAGGCCGAAAACCGAATGAAACAGTGACAAGTGAACAGCAGGGAGATAATCCTACACCACCTGCAAGTGAAAATCCAACAATTCCTGCAACAAATACATCAGCTGTCAATTTACAAACTGCAGCTCCCAGCAGCCCTGCACCATCTGGACGCAGCACACCATGTGACCCCCCAAGTCCAGTTTCCTCCAGTGTGAGTTCAATTAAAAGGCGTCCAAAGAGTGCTATGACTTCTGAAAGAAGTGAAGAGAGTGATTCTACTGCCCAAACAGAACAGACTGATACAGATGGGGAAGGACCTTCTGAACCACATACACTCAATGAAATTGAATTGGTTTTTAAACCACACCCAACAGAAATGTCTGGAGATAACCCTTTAGTGAAagctttaaaggaaaattcCATCAGGTACATTAAAACTACTGCAAATGCAACAGTTGACCATCTACACAAATACCTTGCAATGAGGTTAACTTTGGATTTAGATTCACAACTGTCGGCAAGCCACAGTTTACTAAACTTTTGCATTTATATTTCTCCAAGCACTGGGCAATATGTGCAACTAAATGGGAATCAAACTCTAGGACAggtaaatgataaatattggAAAGAGAATAAGCCACTTGAAATGTATTATTCTTGGAAGAAGACATAG